In Pseudomonas alcaliphila JAB1, a single window of DNA contains:
- the cas1f gene encoding type I-F CRISPR-associated endonuclease Cas1f, translated as MDDISPSDLKTILHSKRANLYYLQHCRVLVNGGRVEYVTDAGKQSLYWNIPIANTTTILLGTGTSITQAAMRELAKAGVLVGFCGGGGTPLFSANEMDVEVAWFSPQSEYRPTEYLQKWVGFWFDDGKRLEAAKAFQLARLQRIRQGWLHSRPLKDAGFQVDATALENALDASQRAIMAAPDNTFLLTEEARLSKQLFAIAARAVSYGDFTRAKHGSGGDPANRFLDHGNYLAYGLAASATWVLGIPHGLAVLHGKTRRGGLVFDVADLVKDATILPQAFVSAVRGDEEQEFRQACIENLTRGESLDFMIDTLKAVAERVGG; from the coding sequence ATGGACGACATCAGCCCCTCCGACCTCAAGACCATCCTCCATTCCAAACGCGCCAACCTCTACTACCTGCAGCACTGCCGGGTGCTGGTCAACGGTGGGCGGGTGGAGTACGTCACCGATGCCGGCAAGCAGTCGCTGTACTGGAATATCCCCATCGCCAACACCACCACTATCCTCCTCGGCACCGGTACCTCGATCACCCAGGCGGCGATGCGCGAGCTGGCCAAGGCCGGTGTGCTGGTGGGCTTCTGTGGCGGTGGCGGCACACCGCTGTTTTCCGCCAACGAGATGGACGTGGAGGTCGCCTGGTTCTCGCCGCAGAGCGAGTACCGCCCCACCGAGTACCTGCAGAAGTGGGTAGGGTTCTGGTTCGATGACGGCAAGCGCCTGGAGGCGGCCAAAGCCTTTCAACTGGCGCGCCTGCAACGTATCCGCCAGGGCTGGCTGCATAGTCGGCCCTTGAAGGATGCCGGCTTCCAGGTCGATGCCACTGCCCTGGAAAATGCCCTCGATGCCTCGCAGCGCGCCATCATGGCGGCACCGGATAACACCTTCCTGCTTACTGAAGAAGCCCGCCTGAGCAAGCAACTGTTCGCCATCGCCGCCCGTGCCGTCAGCTATGGCGACTTCACCCGCGCCAAGCACGGCTCCGGCGGCGACCCGGCCAACCGTTTTCTCGACCACGGTAATTACCTGGCCTACGGCCTGGCCGCCAGCGCCACCTGGGTGCTCGGCATCCCTCATGGTCTGGCCGTGCTGCACGGCAAGACGCGCCGTGGCGGCTTGGTGTTCGACGTGGCCGATCTGGTCAAGGACGCGACCATCCTGCCGCAAGCTTTCGTCAGCGCCGTGCGCGGCGACGAGGAACAGGAGTTTCGCCAGGCCTGCATCGAAAACCTCACGCGTGGCGAGTCACTGGACTTCATGATCGACACCCTCAAGGCCGTGGCCGAGCGGGTCGGCGGATGA